In Oryctolagus cuniculus chromosome 18, mOryCun1.1, whole genome shotgun sequence, the DNA window CAGCAGTGAACCTGCATCAGGGAGCAAGATCCggggtgaagcagccaggatggaactgtgtaggggatgctggccatgcaggctgtgggtgCACCCGAGCGCCACTACACCGCCCCCTAGAGGAcgcttcctttcctcccttcttgaCACCTGGAGCATGAGCCTCCTAGCAGGGGAGCCTGGTCAGTCTGGTGCTCACAGCTCTACCTCCTGTGACCGAGGGCAGTCAGCAGAAAGGACGCTCTCCTCGCCCCCAGGGCTGTCACCTGCGCTGACTCCTAGTGCTCAGGGAGGGTGATAGGTCCCAGGAGCCTCGGGAGCTGTGGGAtgtcctgggctgggctcagggacagcactgctggctgggagatggggaagagttTCTCATGGAGGACGTTGGTCAGGTCAGTGTTTGTAGGTCCGAGGCCTTGGCAAGGCTGAGGTGCCGATGCCAAGGAGAGGCCACAGTAGCAGTGTGGGAGGGCAGCTCATGGGGAGCCCCCACCTGACACCTCTCTGCCCACAGGCCAGGACCCTGCCAGCCCCATCCGGAACACACACACGGGGCAGGTGCGCGGGAGCCTGGTCCACGTGGAAGGCACCGATGCGGGCGTCCACACCTTCCTGGGAATTCCCTTTGCCAAGCCACCTGTGGGGCCGCTGCGCTTTGCACCTCCTGAACCTGCTGAAGCTTGGAGTGGAGTGAGAGATGGGACCTCCCACCCAGCCATGTAAgcgctcccagggcacaggggagCTCCGGTCCTGGGGGGAGGTCAGGGGAAAGATCCtttgagtctgggccaggcccagctgtctgggacagagctcccataaCCAGCTTTCCCTGTGGGTGATGGCTCCCTCGTGTGTTATTCAGTGAGTCTGCTTAGGCTTTCTGGATTCAGTGACCATGAAATGCTTTGGGGCCAGAACGTGGCACTCAGAGCACATTAAATCCaggtacagagagaaaagcagagacgcTCTCCCCGTGTCCAGGAGAGGCCACAGGCTCTCTgtctgcagggggcgctgtgtcTGGGTGAGGTTCACCTGGCTCCACATGCTTGTAGGAGGCCCCGACTCCATCAGCAGATCCTGCAGCTCCCTGAGATGGGCACCAGAGGGGGTCGTCATGGTCACTGAGCCAACGACAGGGCAAGGACATTTGCCAGGGACCCGTGTATGCCCTTAGGACTGGAGACTGTGGGAACGGGGAGGTTCCTGAGTCTAGAGTGAAGGTGAGGGTCGTCCACTGCCCTTCCTGGGGAAACGCCATCCGTCCATCCAGGCTCGTGTGCGGGAGGCTGGCCTGCTCCGGCGTGGCTGGGTCTGGGCATCCAGCACTGAGTGTCCCCTCAAGAAAGTCACGACTTCCCACAGAGTCCCCTGTCAGTCAAGAGTGGTCCCCAGACTCTCAGACACCTGAGGTTCCCTGATGTTGGACCATCCCAGCTCACCCAGAGTCTAGGACCTGGATCCTGGTGGGAAGTGTCTTAGGGAGGCCCATGAGTAGGAAGGGCTCTAGGAGGAGGCCCGAGGAGGGTCGGGCACACTAGATCCAGGCTCTAGACTAATGGCTGCCTTGGGTGGCTCCAGGTGTCCACAGAACTTTGCTATGATGGGTCAAGATGTTCTGCAGCTGAACCTCACCCTGCCTTCAATCCCCATGTCCGAGGACTGTCTGTACCTCAACATCTACTCGCCTGCACATGCCCGTGAGGGCTCTGACCTGCCTGTGAGTGTGGGGCAGGGTCGGCCGGGGTGGGAGGGCATTGCTTTCTGCTAGAAGATGAGAAAGGAGAAGCTGAGCACGGGCCCTCCTGTGAGCACACCCTGTCCAGAAGCCTCTCACTATGGGAGCCAAGAACTGCTGCTCCCCCACGGTGGGCAGCTGAGCCTTTGGCATGGGATCCCAGGGGTTGAGATGTCAGAGGTCAGACTGATGGTCTTGAATGAACCTGAGACACCTGCAGCACCTCATGCCCAGGAGGCACACTCAGTGACCCCTGGCTACCCTCAGAGGTCACCACAGCTCCCAGCCACGGATGATGTGGGGGCCTGAAGAAGGGAAGGCACTAGGATGAGCATCCGTGTGGATTGATGAGATAGACAGCCATTATTTGTCCATCTCACAGGGGGGGTTGAAATTGACGGACCCaggctttgaagatggagttGGACTCAAAGGATGGAGGCCTGGCCTTCCTGCTGGCATTGGGTCCCTGGTTCATGGCCCAGATCCTGCAGTCTGGCCAGAGTTCAGTGCGCTGGGCACCTGAACAGACCCAAGACTGGTTAGACTAGGGTGAGGATGAGCAGGATAGTTTGGAGGGAGCCACGTGGTATGCCCTTGATTTCCCCAGGTGATGGTGTAGATCCACAGTGGTGGGCGGACTACGGGCATGGCTTCCATGTATGACGGTTCTGCACTGGCAGCATTTGAGGACGTGGTGGTGGTCACCATCCAGTaccacctgggagtcctgggcttcTTCAGGTGAGACCGGGGCTGGGGTGCGCACTGCGGATGAGTGGCACCAGGACAGCCCTGTGATCCCTGTCCCTGCCACTTCTCAGCACTGGAGACCAGCACGCCGCCGGCAACTGGggctacctggaccaagtggccgCACTGTGCTGGGTCCAGCAGAATATCGCCCACTTTGGAGGCAACCCTGGCCGGGTCACCATTTTCGGCGAGTCTGCAGGTGGCATGAGTGTGTCATCCCATGTGGTGTCGCCCATGTACCAAGGTCTCTTCCACGGAGCCATCATGGAGAGTGGGGtggccctgctgcccagcctcATCTCCAGCTCGTCTGAGGTGGTCTCCACAGTGAGTGTCCTCACTGCCCAGGCCTGCTGCTCCTGCCTATACTTCATCTCTGATCAAGGGGCACAAGGAGGGAGGACCATCGGGTTCTCAGGCCCTGCTGCCTACCATTGCATTACTGAGACGCTCTAGGGTTAGAAGCCACACACCTGTGtcccagcagaggcagaggtggttcTCAGCTCCACCAGCTGTCTGCCCTGAGCCCCAGGTTTTCAGCAACCAGCTCAGCAGGTGCTGCCCACTGGGGCTGGGCAGTGCCAAGTCATGGGGAAGGAGCAACAATCAGCTTCCAACTGCAGCCGTGCACACACCACACCCTGTGTGATTTGgggtgcagctgcctccagtgggGCCGTGGGCAACCCCTGGTCTCCAGCATGGCTGTTCCAGCCCCTGTGTGGTCccactacaggtggtggccaaCCTGTCTGGCTGTGGCCAGGTGGACTCTGAGACCCTGGTGCGCTGCTTGCGGGCCAAGAGTGAAGACGAGATGCTGGCCATCACCTAGGTTGGGCCCCGTGCACGTGGGTGAGGGGGTGATGGGCTTGTGTGCACCTCATAGTCCCTGGGGCTGCTACCTCCCATCCATGCCTCCTGACATCCCAGCCCTGGAAGGAACAGGGGACCCAGTCCTGGATGCCAGGCTG includes these proteins:
- the LOC138846734 gene encoding cocaine esterase-like — its product is MGQDVLQLNLTLPSIPMSEDCLYLNIYSPAHAREGSDLPIHSGGRTTGMASMYDGSALAAFEDVVVVTIQYHLGVLGFFSTGDQHAAGNWGYLDQVAALCWVQQNIAHFGGNPGRVTIFGESAGGMSVSSHVVSPMYQGLFHGAIMESGVALLPSLISSSSEVVSTVVANLSGCGQVDSETLVRCLRAKSEDEMLAIT